Proteins from a genomic interval of Lycium ferocissimum isolate CSIRO_LF1 chromosome 2, AGI_CSIRO_Lferr_CH_V1, whole genome shotgun sequence:
- the LOC132041898 gene encoding putative germin-like protein 2-2 translates to MCFFFFLKYWAVHVNGKVCKDPKLVEADDFFFSGLHLPGNTSNAIRFQITSAIIHGFNTLGIAIGRADFAPNGFSPPHTHPRGSEIVLVLEGSIEIGFVTSHPENRLFTKILKVGDFFVVPQGLVHFQRNVGEANAATITAFSSQFPGLIRVSDASFGSDPKIPSDLLAKAFRIDEKTGSQIQKRFSG, encoded by the coding sequence atgtgtttttttttttttctaaaatactGGGCAGTGCACGTGAATGGGAAGGTTTGCAAGGACCCAAAGCTTGTGGAAGCAGATGATTTCTTCTTCAGTGGCTTGCACTTACCCGGCAACACATCAAACGCAATCAGATTCCAAATAACTTCGGCGATCATTCACGGATTCAACACTCTTGGCATTGCCATTGGCCGTGCAGATTTTGCACCAAACGGATTCAGTCCTCCTCACACTCATCCTCGTGGCTCAGAGATCGTGCTTGTCCTCGAGGGTAGTATTGAAATCGGGTTTGTAACTTCACACCCGGAGAACCGTCTCTTCACGAAAATACTTAAAGTGGgtgatttttttgttgttccACAAGGTCTTGTACATTTCCAGAGGAATGTGGGGGAGGCTAATGCAGCTACCATTACGGCTTTTAGTAGCCAATTCCCTGGGCTTATTCGCGTTTCAGATGCTAGTTTCGGATCGGACCCAAAGATTCCTAGTGATCTTCTCGCCAAGGCTTTTCGAATTGATGAAAAGACAGGAAGCCAGATACAAAAGCGTTTTTCTGGTTGA